From Methanobacterium congolense, one genomic window encodes:
- a CDS encoding ribose-phosphate diphosphokinase translates to MIIGGSASQKLAAKIAWELEDILCPVETRKFPDGERYLRIKEDVDDGAVVVQSTGYPQDENLIELFLILKTLQEMGVEDVKVVTPYFGYGRQERRFKDFEAISASIMADMIEFCGASELLCVNLHEDGIRDFFDIPVHNLSAMQPIAKHIGEMFEDPVIVAPDKGALGFAEEIATILGCECDHMEKTRISPEKVETKPKSMDVKGRDTVIIDDIISTGGTIVNATNILRKHGAESVVVSCVHPVLVGDALLKIFAAGVDDVIGTDTLRSDVSTVSVAGIVAQKLREI, encoded by the coding sequence TTGATAATAGGAGGATCTGCCTCACAAAAGTTGGCTGCGAAAATTGCATGGGAACTTGAGGATATTTTATGTCCAGTTGAAACCCGTAAATTCCCTGATGGCGAACGTTACCTCCGTATAAAAGAAGATGTTGATGATGGAGCGGTTGTTGTTCAGTCAACAGGATATCCTCAGGATGAAAATCTTATAGAACTCTTTTTAATCCTTAAAACTCTCCAGGAAATGGGTGTGGAAGATGTTAAGGTCGTGACCCCCTACTTTGGATATGGAAGACAGGAACGTAGATTCAAAGATTTTGAAGCTATTTCAGCATCTATAATGGCAGATATGATTGAATTCTGCGGTGCATCTGAGCTTCTATGTGTTAACCTGCACGAAGATGGTATTCGAGACTTCTTTGACATTCCAGTACACAACCTCTCAGCCATGCAACCAATAGCAAAACACATCGGTGAAATGTTTGAAGATCCGGTTATAGTTGCCCCAGATAAGGGTGCTCTTGGCTTTGCAGAAGAAATTGCAACAATTTTAGGCTGTGAATGTGACCACATGGAAAAAACCAGAATATCACCTGAGAAGGTTGAAACCAAACCTAAAAGCATGGATGTTAAAGGCAGGGACACTGTGATAATCGATGATATCATAAGCACAGGTGGTACAATAGTTAACGCTACAAACATTTTAAGGAAACATGGTGCAGAAAGTGTTGTTGTGAGCTGCGTACACCCTGTCCTTGTGGGTGATGCACTCCTGAAAATATTCGCTGCAGGAGTGGATGATGTTATAGGAACAGATACACTCAGATCAGATGTTAGCACAGTTTCTGTTGCAGGAATCGTTGCTCAAAAACTCAGGGAAATTTAA
- the hypB gene encoding hydrogenase nickel incorporation protein HypB, translating into MHKVADIEIQHDIMVANKKLAKRNQRIFDKADTFSIDVLGAIGSGKTSLLETLVQKMDQKIGVIAGDVISKFDAQRIEKYGVPVVGLNTGKECHLDAHLVEHALPDLPLEDIDLLFIENVGNLICPVDFDLGSHIRMVVISVSEGDDTVEKHPLIFKDADMVVINKVDIADAVGADQDKMVVDVKELNPEAVVIKSSLKTGQGLDEIINTIEKFMKELKV; encoded by the coding sequence ATGCATAAAGTTGCAGATATTGAGATACAGCACGACATTATGGTTGCAAACAAAAAACTTGCAAAGAGAAACCAGCGCATATTCGATAAAGCAGATACATTTTCAATAGATGTTTTAGGAGCCATAGGTTCTGGAAAAACTTCCCTCCTTGAAACACTGGTTCAGAAGATGGATCAGAAGATAGGTGTTATAGCAGGGGATGTCATAAGCAAATTCGATGCTCAAAGAATAGAAAAATATGGAGTGCCAGTTGTTGGGCTGAATACTGGTAAAGAATGTCATTTAGATGCTCATCTTGTTGAACATGCCCTTCCAGACCTTCCACTTGAAGATATAGACTTACTATTCATAGAGAACGTTGGAAACCTGATATGTCCAGTAGACTTCGACCTTGGATCACACATAAGAATGGTAGTTATAAGCGTGAGTGAGGGAGACGACACAGTTGAAAAACACCCGCTCATATTCAAGGATGCAGACATGGTCGTCATAAACAAGGTGGATATTGCAGATGCAGTTGGAGCAGACCAGGACAAAATGGTTGTCGATGTTAAAGAATTAAACCCTGAAGCTGTGGTTATAAAAAGCAGTTTAAAAACAGGTCAGGGGCTTGATGAAATTATAAACACTATAGAAAAGTTCATGAAAGAATTGAAGGTTTAA
- a CDS encoding GNAT family N-acetyltransferase encodes MKNIRIRNLEEEDLIQIAELAGKCSPMITEKNSVYHLFTKFFKRTSFVVEDHGKGIMGFLLGFISQENINEAYIHLLCVKPGFKKEGLASCLLKNLFEVLKAAGCRRVFLVTNPRNKVAISFYKDLGFTEYETDQTMNINGLKVARDYSGPGDHKVVFFKMV; translated from the coding sequence ATGAAGAATATTCGAATAAGAAATTTGGAAGAGGAAGACCTGATCCAGATAGCTGAGCTTGCAGGAAAGTGCAGCCCAATGATAACAGAAAAAAATTCAGTTTACCATTTGTTCACAAAGTTCTTTAAAAGAACATCCTTTGTAGTTGAAGACCATGGAAAGGGAATAATGGGCTTTTTACTTGGATTTATCTCACAGGAAAATATCAATGAAGCATACATACATTTACTATGTGTAAAACCAGGTTTTAAAAAGGAAGGACTTGCTTCATGTCTTCTTAAGAACTTATTTGAAGTTTTGAAGGCTGCTGGCTGTAGGAGGGTTTTTCTTGTAACCAATCCAAGAAACAAGGTTGCAATCTCATTTTACAAGGATTTGGGCTTTACTGAGTATGAAACTGATCAAACAATGAACATCAATGGGCTGAAGGTTGCAAGGGATTACAGTGGCCCTGGAGATCACAAGGTGGTTTTTTTTAAGATGGTTTGA
- a CDS encoding DUF1890 domain-containing protein: MKKALILLGCPEAPSQTPMAVYSTYKLQQMGYEVTVASTPSAMKLLEVSDPEELYVKNKIDIESCLENLEPEQYDLLVGFVHKDAAVSYFVTFYHILNTDSIALVFEKDPDLLEKFQKAVSENTDAKIVAVRAYHNPTPLRVKFDRAVKGLEE, encoded by the coding sequence ATGAAAAAAGCCCTTATATTGTTAGGATGTCCGGAAGCCCCATCACAAACTCCAATGGCAGTTTATTCAACCTATAAACTCCAGCAGATGGGATATGAAGTAACAGTTGCAAGTACACCCTCTGCAATGAAACTTCTGGAGGTTTCGGATCCAGAAGAACTCTATGTTAAAAACAAGATAGATATAGAATCATGTCTTGAAAACCTTGAACCAGAACAGTACGATCTTCTCGTGGGATTCGTTCACAAGGATGCTGCTGTTTCTTACTTCGTAACATTCTACCACATATTGAACACAGATTCAATTGCACTGGTATTTGAAAAAGACCCAGATCTTCTTGAAAAATTCCAGAAGGCAGTTTCAGAAAATACCGATGCTAAAATAGTAGCTGTAAGGGCTTATCATAACCCAACACCCCTCAGAGTTAAATTTGATAGGGCTGTTAAGGGATTGGAGGAATAA
- the mch gene encoding methenyltetrahydromethanopterin cyclohydrolase translates to MVSVNLEAKKTLDQMIENAEELNVAVSKLDNGATVIDCGVNVAGSFKAGELYTKICLGGLAEVGISIPGDLSENFAIPSVKIKTDFPAISTLGAQKAGWSVSVGDFFALGSGPARALALKPAETYEEIGYKDDADIAILTLEADKLPGADVAESIASDCGVSPENVYLLVAPTSSLVGSIQIAGRVVENGTYKMLEFLKFDVTKVKHAAGIAPIAPVDPDGLKAMGKTNDAVLFGGRTYYYIESEEGDDIKSVADQLPSASSDGFGKPFYDVFKEAGFDFYKIDKGMFAPAEVVINDLRTGEMFRAGAVNVELLKKSFGI, encoded by the coding sequence ATGGTAAGTGTCAATCTTGAAGCAAAAAAAACATTGGATCAGATGATAGAAAATGCAGAGGAACTCAACGTAGCAGTTTCAAAACTCGATAACGGTGCAACAGTAATTGACTGTGGTGTGAACGTTGCAGGAAGCTTTAAAGCAGGAGAACTTTACACCAAGATCTGCCTTGGTGGACTGGCAGAGGTTGGAATATCCATACCAGGCGACCTTTCAGAGAACTTTGCAATACCCTCCGTTAAGATAAAAACAGACTTCCCTGCAATATCAACACTCGGAGCACAGAAAGCAGGATGGTCAGTCAGTGTGGGAGACTTCTTTGCACTTGGATCCGGACCTGCAAGGGCCCTTGCACTCAAACCTGCAGAAACCTATGAAGAAATAGGATACAAAGACGATGCAGACATTGCAATATTAACACTTGAAGCTGACAAATTACCTGGAGCAGACGTTGCAGAATCAATAGCATCAGACTGCGGTGTTTCACCAGAAAACGTTTACCTACTTGTAGCACCAACATCCTCCCTTGTTGGTTCAATCCAAATAGCTGGAAGGGTAGTTGAAAACGGAACCTACAAGATGCTTGAATTCCTCAAATTCGACGTCACAAAGGTTAAACATGCAGCAGGTATAGCACCAATAGCACCAGTTGACCCAGACGGACTCAAAGCAATGGGTAAAACCAACGACGCAGTTCTATTTGGGGGCAGAACCTACTACTACATAGAATCCGAAGAGGGAGATGACATAAAATCAGTTGCAGACCAACTACCATCTGCATCCTCAGATGGATTCGGTAAACCATTCTACGATGTCTTCAAAGAAGCTGGATTCGACTTCTACAAAATAGACAAAGGAATGTTTGCACCTGCAGAAGTTGTTATAAACGACCTTAGAACTGGAGAAATGTTCCGTGCAGGAGCAGTGAACGTTGAACTTCTGAAGAAGTCCTTTGGAATTTAA
- a CDS encoding DUF1894 domain-containing protein, whose translation MTFCLETYLQESEDYRILTSRSGFKDCSKLIEKEAVKVIHVNPGEKILGARIIGLPPVPIGIDEENSRVMIPYTKPCHGTAVVEIPIDEEELSRIKSVAVD comes from the coding sequence ATGACTTTCTGTCTTGAAACCTACCTGCAGGAATCAGAGGATTACAGGATACTGACTTCACGGTCTGGATTTAAAGACTGCTCCAAGCTCATTGAAAAAGAAGCAGTCAAGGTTATCCATGTGAATCCTGGAGAAAAAATACTTGGGGCCCGTATAATTGGCCTTCCACCTGTACCCATAGGAATCGATGAAGAAAATAGTAGGGTCATGATTCCATACACCAAACCCTGCCACGGAACAGCGGTTGTGGAAATTCCAATTGATGAAGAAGAGTTATCAAGGATCAAATCTGTTGCAGTGGATTGA
- the rnp3 gene encoding ribonuclease P protein component 3 encodes MFFDFHFHGGRKLLMEAERLGYSGVAVVKYMDDYNKEFLNHLMELKEEFNEKSQDRSFMIYSGVEITPKNPEDLKRKVQKFRKKADVVMVKGGDLKINRAACEDPRIDVLSQPYKNRRDSGMNHVLAKKAAENSVAVEINLKYLLKTNPRNRYRVLNQFQQIVKLQRKFNFPIMTTSAAASIYDLRTPQDVTALSRCFGLTREEAVETISKTPQEIIKRDELRSSVVVEGVRTIST; translated from the coding sequence ATGTTCTTCGATTTTCACTTCCACGGCGGTAGAAAACTCCTCATGGAAGCAGAGAGGTTGGGTTATTCTGGAGTAGCAGTTGTAAAGTATATGGATGATTACAACAAAGAATTTTTGAATCATCTCATGGAGTTAAAAGAAGAATTCAATGAAAAGTCCCAAGACAGAAGTTTCATGATCTACAGTGGCGTTGAGATCACCCCAAAAAACCCTGAAGACCTTAAACGAAAGGTTCAAAAGTTCCGCAAAAAGGCGGATGTTGTCATGGTTAAGGGAGGCGATCTGAAGATAAACAGGGCTGCATGTGAAGATCCTCGCATTGATGTGTTGTCCCAACCCTACAAGAATCGTAGAGACAGTGGAATGAACCACGTCCTTGCAAAGAAGGCTGCAGAAAACAGTGTTGCTGTTGAGATAAACCTTAAATATCTTCTCAAAACAAATCCCAGAAACAGGTACCGGGTTTTAAATCAGTTCCAGCAGATCGTGAAACTTCAAAGAAAGTTCAACTTTCCAATCATGACCACGTCTGCTGCAGCATCGATTTACGACCTCAGAACTCCTCAAGATGTAACTGCACTTTCGAGATGCTTCGGATTGACCAGGGAAGAGGCAGTTGAAACAATATCCAAGACTCCTCAGGAAATAATAAAAAGGGATGAATTAAGAAGCAGTGTTGTTGTTGAGGGTGTGCGAACGATTTCTACATGA
- a CDS encoding DEAD/DEAH box helicase, whose product MKKLKFRDLDISVELERAVADMGFEEATPIQSLAIPHVLSGRDVIGQAQTGTGKTAAFGIPILENVDPSNKDLQAVILCPTRELAIQVAEELRKLSKYMKKIKVLPIYGGQPIERQINALKKGVQIIIGTPGRVMDHMGRRTLDMSSVKMMVLDEADEMLDMGFREDIEFVLSEMPEERQTLLFSATMSRDILNLTRRYLEDPEFLKVVHQELTVPEIQQIYFEVKEKMKLELLSRLLDIHNFQLSLVFCNTKRRVDKLVTHLQIRGYAADGLHGDMTQNQRDRVMSKFRNGKVEVLVATDVAARGIDVENVEAVFNYDVPNDDEYYVHRIGRTGRAGKKGMAFTFVSGKEIYQLRDIQKYTKTKIEQHQIPSVKDVEAIKTNKFLEKVKHVMNTEDLEKQVRIVEKMMEEDYSSVEMAAALLKIVMTREGSDSAAEEFGDTGAEPGMVRFFMNAGRKQRVKAKDIVKAIAEHTGLSSSNIGKIDIFDKFSFVEVPEASASDVFSLMNGARIKGKSINIEPANKRE is encoded by the coding sequence ATGAAAAAACTTAAATTTAGAGATTTAGACATATCCGTTGAATTAGAGCGGGCTGTCGCAGATATGGGCTTTGAAGAAGCCACACCAATCCAGTCACTTGCCATACCTCATGTGCTCAGTGGTAGAGATGTTATAGGCCAGGCACAAACAGGTACCGGAAAAACAGCTGCATTTGGAATTCCAATTCTTGAAAATGTTGATCCAAGCAACAAGGATCTGCAGGCTGTTATTTTATGTCCAACAAGGGAACTCGCAATCCAGGTAGCAGAGGAACTCAGAAAACTATCAAAGTACATGAAGAAGATCAAGGTACTGCCAATATACGGTGGCCAGCCAATAGAGAGACAGATCAACGCCCTTAAAAAAGGGGTGCAGATCATAATAGGAACACCTGGACGTGTGATGGATCACATGGGAAGGAGAACCCTCGACATGAGCAGCGTTAAAATGATGGTCCTTGATGAAGCTGACGAAATGCTTGACATGGGTTTCAGGGAAGACATAGAATTCGTTTTAAGTGAAATGCCCGAAGAAAGACAGACGTTACTATTCTCAGCAACCATGTCCCGTGACATCCTCAACCTGACTCGCAGGTACCTCGAAGACCCTGAATTCCTTAAAGTGGTTCATCAAGAACTGACCGTGCCTGAGATCCAGCAGATATACTTCGAAGTCAAGGAGAAAATGAAGCTCGAGCTTCTTTCACGCCTTCTGGATATACACAACTTCCAGTTATCACTGGTTTTCTGTAACACCAAAAGAAGAGTCGACAAACTCGTTACACACCTCCAGATAAGGGGATACGCTGCAGACGGTCTTCACGGTGACATGACCCAGAACCAGAGGGACAGGGTAATGTCCAAATTCAGAAACGGAAAGGTGGAAGTTCTGGTTGCAACCGATGTTGCTGCAAGGGGAATCGATGTTGAAAATGTTGAAGCAGTCTTCAACTACGATGTTCCAAACGACGATGAGTACTACGTTCACAGGATAGGAAGAACGGGTAGGGCTGGTAAAAAAGGAATGGCATTCACCTTTGTATCTGGAAAGGAGATCTATCAGTTAAGGGACATACAGAAGTACACAAAAACCAAGATAGAACAGCACCAGATACCATCAGTCAAGGATGTTGAAGCAATCAAAACCAACAAATTCCTTGAAAAAGTAAAACACGTTATGAACACTGAGGATCTTGAGAAACAGGTTCGTATAGTTGAAAAAATGATGGAAGAAGATTACAGTTCAGTTGAAATGGCTGCAGCTCTCCTTAAAATTGTGATGACAAGAGAGGGTTCTGATTCTGCAGCTGAAGAATTTGGAGACACAGGGGCTGAACCTGGGATGGTCAGATTCTTCATGAACGCAGGCCGTAAACAGAGGGTCAAAGCAAAGGATATTGTCAAGGCCATAGCTGAACATACTGGACTTTCAAGTTCAAACATCGGTAAGATCGATATATTCGACAAGTTCTCCTTTGTTGAAGTTCCAGAAGCAAGTGCCAGTGATGTGTTTTCCCTCATGAACGGTGCAAGGATCAAGGGTAAATCCATTAACATTGAACCTGCAAACAAAAGGGAATAA
- a CDS encoding carboxymuconolactone decarboxylase family protein: MKDEVFFSKGMSHLKEDYPDLYDLSVTLNDTCYTGKVLDYKTQKLMAIAITAAASDDRAIKKQILSGMKELDITKDEIMDVLRVVLLTAGKPAFTKAVRILYKVSD; this comes from the coding sequence GTGAAAGATGAAGTATTTTTTAGTAAAGGAATGAGCCATCTTAAAGAGGACTACCCGGATCTTTACGACCTCAGTGTTACATTGAACGATACCTGTTACACTGGAAAGGTTCTAGACTACAAAACACAGAAGTTAATGGCAATAGCCATAACTGCAGCTGCTTCTGATGACAGAGCTATTAAAAAACAAATTTTAAGCGGTATGAAGGAGCTTGACATAACCAAAGATGAAATAATGGATGTTTTAAGGGTTGTGCTCCTTACAGCTGGAAAACCTGCATTCACGAAGGCTGTAAGAATACTTTACAAAGTGTCAGACTAA
- a CDS encoding 50S ribosomal protein L15e: MYKYIRDAWKNPDDSYVKELMRERVPVWRKESVIKRIDKPTRIDRARSLGYKAKKGYVVARIRVRRGGRRKTRFTAGRKPKRMGVNKITPKKSIKRIAEERVARKYPNLEVLNSYWVWEDGKFKFFEVILVDPNSPSIKNDPKINWICEKQHTSRVFRGLTSEGKKTRGLRVKGKGSEKAR; this comes from the coding sequence ATGTACAAATATATAAGAGATGCATGGAAAAACCCAGATGACTCCTACGTCAAGGAACTAATGCGTGAAAGAGTTCCAGTCTGGAGAAAAGAAAGTGTAATCAAGAGGATAGACAAACCTACCAGAATCGACAGAGCACGATCCTTAGGCTACAAAGCCAAAAAAGGATACGTAGTTGCAAGAATTCGAGTCCGCAGAGGTGGAAGGCGAAAAACAAGATTCACAGCAGGTAGGAAGCCTAAAAGAATGGGTGTTAACAAAATAACCCCTAAAAAATCCATCAAAAGAATTGCAGAAGAGAGGGTTGCAAGAAAATACCCTAACCTTGAAGTTCTTAACTCATACTGGGTATGGGAAGATGGAAAATTCAAATTCTTCGAAGTAATCCTTGTTGACCCAAACAGTCCTTCAATCAAAAACGATCCAAAGATCAACTGGATCTGTGAGAAACAGCACACAAGTCGTGTGTTCAGAGGCCTTACAAGTGAGGGTAAAAAGACAAGGGGACTCCGAGTTAAAGGAAAAGGTTCAGAGAAGGCAAGGTAA
- a CDS encoding methionine synthase, with protein MLTTVVGSYPALPEEPSSLSQKLSSFFGIYDRYKPAIESAVRDQIEAGIDIISDGQVRDGMVEIFAKAIPGMTVEGNTPKIVGKIKPSPVSISAEDLKYAVKVSESISKEYGSNQGKKIKDGVKGVKGIITGPSTLVFSSILEGFYKSKDSAVIDLAHALKKEAEFLEKAGAVYIQIDEPFLSTGLPDVKTAKEAVEIITKDLEVPTAMHVCGDVRDVFKELLTFPVDIIDCEFAGIPGNIHVLEEAAKKGLIKDKKIGFGCIDTKKKEVEDPKNVSELIKQGLEAVGKDNIIIDPDCGMKMLPKEAAFSKLKAMTEAVGWLS; from the coding sequence ATGTTAACCACAGTTGTTGGAAGTTATCCAGCGTTACCAGAAGAACCATCCTCCTTATCTCAAAAACTTTCGAGTTTTTTTGGGATCTACGATAGATACAAACCTGCAATAGAAAGTGCTGTGCGGGATCAAATAGAAGCAGGAATTGATATTATATCCGATGGACAGGTAAGGGATGGTATGGTTGAGATCTTTGCAAAGGCCATTCCAGGAATGACTGTTGAAGGTAACACTCCCAAGATCGTTGGGAAAATAAAACCCTCTCCAGTATCCATATCTGCTGAAGACCTTAAATATGCGGTAAAGGTTTCTGAAAGCATCTCCAAGGAATACGGCTCAAATCAAGGTAAAAAAATCAAAGATGGTGTTAAAGGAGTTAAAGGTATAATAACCGGTCCTTCAACCCTGGTTTTTTCATCAATTCTTGAGGGTTTTTACAAGAGCAAAGATAGTGCTGTTATTGATTTAGCACATGCTTTAAAGAAGGAAGCAGAATTTTTAGAAAAAGCAGGAGCAGTTTACATTCAAATTGATGAACCATTTCTTTCAACTGGACTTCCAGATGTAAAAACTGCAAAAGAAGCCGTTGAAATCATAACAAAGGATCTGGAGGTCCCAACAGCAATGCACGTCTGTGGAGACGTAAGGGATGTTTTTAAGGAGCTTTTAACATTTCCTGTGGACATAATAGATTGTGAATTTGCAGGAATTCCTGGAAACATTCATGTTCTTGAAGAAGCAGCGAAGAAAGGTCTCATCAAGGATAAGAAGATAGGTTTTGGATGTATCGACACCAAGAAGAAGGAAGTTGAGGATCCCAAAAATGTTTCAGAACTCATAAAACAGGGTTTGGAAGCTGTTGGAAAAGATAACATTATAATTGACCCTGACTGTGGAATGAAAATGCTTCCAAAAGAAGCTGCATTCTCAAAACTCAAAGCAATGACGGAGGCGGTAGGATGGCTATCCTGA
- the hypA gene encoding hydrogenase maturation nickel metallochaperone HypA: MHELSMADAMVKTILDVAEKNDATEVLEATIEVGKLTMLNPEQLKFLLDVLVENTLLENATINIEEVPVEIECNACDYTGPANMDDSDHYLAIVKCPECNERDLEITAGRECNVKNIKIEKEDD; encoded by the coding sequence ATGCATGAACTTTCAATGGCTGACGCTATGGTTAAGACAATTCTGGACGTTGCAGAGAAGAACGATGCTACAGAAGTACTTGAAGCTACCATAGAAGTTGGAAAACTTACAATGCTCAATCCGGAGCAGCTCAAATTCCTTTTAGATGTTTTAGTTGAGAATACGTTACTTGAAAATGCAACTATTAACATAGAAGAAGTTCCAGTTGAAATTGAATGTAATGCATGTGATTACACTGGACCTGCAAATATGGATGATTCTGATCATTACCTGGCAATTGTTAAATGTCCAGAATGTAATGAAAGGGATCTTGAGATAACTGCAGGTAGGGAATGCAACGTTAAAAATATTAAAATAGAAAAAGAAGATGATTGA
- a CDS encoding thymidylate synthase, protein MAILKKVPTIKEGWKALVKTIVKKGVEINDERGSLTKEILNTMVMIKNPLDTEPPEGYFWSGEKLDKYAEQFLSDDKQGFVYTYGNRLRAHFQGIDQIQEAINRLKNCKESRRAISITWDPPTDTANDEVPCMILVDFKIRDGKLHTTGLWRSHDIYGAWFPNAVGLSHLAQYAAGEIGVEVGTLTIHSISAHIYEVNFKEAEEV, encoded by the coding sequence ATGGCTATCCTGAAGAAGGTACCAACCATAAAGGAAGGCTGGAAAGCCCTTGTAAAAACTATAGTGAAGAAAGGTGTTGAAATAAATGATGAACGCGGCTCATTAACCAAGGAAATTTTAAACACAATGGTGATGATTAAAAACCCCCTTGACACAGAACCACCTGAAGGATACTTCTGGAGCGGTGAAAAACTGGATAAATACGCTGAACAGTTCCTCTCTGATGATAAACAGGGATTCGTTTACACCTACGGCAACAGGTTAAGGGCACACTTCCAGGGTATAGATCAGATACAAGAAGCAATAAACAGACTCAAAAATTGCAAGGAATCAAGACGGGCCATATCCATAACATGGGACCCTCCAACAGACACCGCAAACGATGAAGTACCCTGCATGATACTCGTTGACTTCAAAATACGCGACGGCAAGCTTCATACAACCGGTCTGTGGAGATCACATGATATTTACGGGGCTTGGTTCCCAAATGCAGTGGGACTCAGCCACCTGGCCCAGTATGCAGCAGGTGAGATTGGGGTTGAGGTTGGAACACTCACCATCCATTCGATAAGTGCCCATATCTATGAAGTGAACTTCAAAGAGGCGGAAGAGGTTTAA
- the ribC gene encoding riboflavin synthase, translating into MKIGICDTTFARFDMAGAALDQIKGQIGNINFIRCTVPGVKDLPVASKKLIEEEGCELVMAFGMPGPEKIDKLCAHEASTGLINAQLMTNTHIIEVFVHEDEGLDEKDLKQLAENRAREHADNVVKMLFKPDKMRREAGTGMREGRENKGAL; encoded by the coding sequence ATGAAAATAGGAATCTGTGACACTACATTTGCACGTTTTGACATGGCAGGAGCTGCACTTGACCAGATAAAGGGTCAGATCGGTAACATAAACTTCATAAGGTGCACTGTGCCGGGTGTGAAGGACCTTCCAGTGGCATCCAAAAAGCTCATAGAAGAGGAGGGTTGTGAACTTGTCATGGCATTTGGAATGCCCGGCCCTGAAAAGATAGACAAACTATGTGCCCACGAAGCATCAACAGGCCTTATAAATGCCCAGCTCATGACCAACACTCATATAATTGAGGTTTTTGTCCATGAAGATGAGGGACTGGATGAAAAGGATCTTAAACAACTTGCAGAGAACCGTGCACGTGAACATGCAGACAACGTTGTTAAAATGCTCTTCAAACCAGATAAAATGCGCCGTGAAGCAGGAACTGGTATGAGGGAAGGAAGAGAGAACAAAGGGGCTCTTTAA
- a CDS encoding RNA-binding protein encodes MIHNISYRAFVYGTENQEKVETGIKTLFPSSSPQSELTEGYYKNSVLILSDKITKKRETRNFVKILNELPVPDKKRISHQLENKIDDNGNLFLRFDKQRAYLGDLKVVEHGDSIHVKIKIAAYPAKKEIALKLAREMFEI; translated from the coding sequence ATGATCCATAACATCTCATACAGAGCATTTGTTTATGGAACAGAAAACCAGGAAAAAGTGGAAACAGGTATTAAAACCCTTTTTCCTTCTTCTTCACCCCAAAGTGAGCTCACAGAGGGTTACTATAAAAATTCTGTTTTAATTTTAAGCGACAAGATCACCAAAAAAAGGGAAACACGGAATTTTGTCAAGATTTTAAATGAACTGCCTGTTCCTGATAAGAAAAGGATTTCACATCAACTGGAAAATAAAATAGATGATAATGGAAATCTATTTTTAAGATTCGACAAGCAAAGGGCGTACCTTGGGGATCTGAAGGTGGTTGAACATGGTGATTCGATCCATGTTAAAATAAAGATAGCTGCCTACCCTGCAAAGAAGGAGATAGCACTGAAGCTTGCAAGGGAAATGTTTGAAATCTAA